From a region of the Helianthus annuus cultivar XRQ/B chromosome 5, HanXRQr2.0-SUNRISE, whole genome shotgun sequence genome:
- the LOC110941303 gene encoding putative leucine-rich repeat receptor-like serine/threonine-protein kinase At2g04300 — protein MSTASICSESVVNSQQFAVMSQTELAGEFRDRTVAGGRTVVVGVKLDEQSRELLTWTLVTQAQAGDRVVAVHIVTNNEIVDLEGKSSLLSLVNSFDSVLAVYEGFCNLKQVDLKLKICRGASVRKILVREAKSYGASEVIVGANHTARSSSSVAKYCAKKLSKSCSVIAVNNGKIVFHRQSPSSSSGAKGSSDRHKKHLFSLIQRSLSLNPKLLKSGNDAKDNQNDCKKLELALVKSESKCTSSSLQDNCSICSLSLVPVSEVSNGNGDDEKEDNSMALVPVQTLEASSSSTSLLLRALPELRPGWPLLRRAISSNELPSDKPRVHQISVVQWAMKLPVRHCFQITNSDSGSDGVFHDKKDGSVEVNAENGAIVCVGGDELQSDLSSSSPDHDSVSLPKELEGLHDKYSATCRLFKYQELLSATQNFKPENMIGKGGSSKVYKGCLPDGKEIAVKILKSTEDVLKEFVLEIEIINALHHQNIISLFGFCFEDNNLLLVYDFLSRGSLEDNLHGNKKDSAFGWNERYKVAVGVAEALVYLHNSCDPTVIHRDVKSSNILLSDDFEPQLSDFGLAVWASTTSAQITCTDVAGTFGYLAPEYFMYGKVTDKIDVYAFGVVLLELLSGRKPISSEHPKGEESLVIWAKPILSSGKYSQLLDQTFGNNFDADQMERMALAANLCIRRAPRARPHMNSVLKVLHGDVEVTKWARLEVGSDARVQVAEEESNIRSHLNLALLDVEDSSLSMSSVEESVSLEDYLRGRWSRSSSFD, from the exons ATGTCTACTGCTTCAATTTGTTCGGAATCTGTAGTCAACAGTCAACAGTTTGCGGTCATGAGTCAAACGGAGCTCGCCGGAGAGTTCAGAGACCGGACGGTGGCCGGAGGACGGACGGTGGTGGTCGGAGTAAAGCTAGATGAGCAGAGCAGAGAGTTGCTGACGTGGACGTTGGTTACGCAAGCTCAGGCTGGTGATCGTGTTGTTGCGGTCCATATTGTTACTAATAACG AAATTGTGGATCTTGAGGGAAAATCGTCGTTGTTATCGCTTGTGAATTCGTTCGATTCTGTTCTTGCGGTTTACGAAGGGTTTTGTAACCTCAAACAG GTAGATCTTAAGTTGAAGATCTGTAGAGGTGCTTCGGTTCGAAAAATTCTTGTTCGAGAAGCTAAATCTTATGGTGCAAGTGAGGTCATTGTTGGAGCTAATCACACAGCTAGATCATCATCCTCCGTAGCAAAATACTGTGCTAAGAAGTTATCGAAAAGTTGTTCTGTAATTGCTGTGAATAATGGTAAAATTGTGTTTCATAGACAATCCCCTTCATCATCGTCCGGTGCAAAAG GGAGTTCAGATCGGCATAAGAAACATTTATTTAGTTTGATTCAGAGATCGTTGAGTCTAAATCCGAAATTACTAAAAAGTGGAAATGATGCGAAAGACAATCAAAATGATTGCAAGAAACTGGAGCTGGCTTTAGTTAAATCTGAATCCAAGTGCACATCGAGTTCACTCCAAGATAACTGTTCAATATGTTCACTTAGTTTGGTTCCGGTTTCTGAAGTTTCTAACGGTAAcggtgatgatgaaaaagaagaTAATTCAATGGCTCTAGTACCTGTACAGACGCTAGAAGCTTCATCGAGTTCAACCTCTTTATTACTAAGAGCATTGCCTGAGTTAAGACCCGGTTGGCCGCTCCTTCGCCGAGCCATTTCATCTAATGAGCTTCCATCTGATAAACCGCGGGTCCACCAGATCTCGGTGGTACAATGGGCTATGAAGCTGCCGGTTAGACATTGCTTTCAGATCACAAACTCAGATTCAGGAAGCGACGGCGTGTTTCATGATAAAAAAGACGGATCTGTAGAAGTAAATGCTGAAAATGGAGCGATTGTTTGTGTTGGTGGTGATGAACTTCAATCTGATCTATCTTCTTCTTCTCCAGATCATGATTCGGTTAGTCTACCGAAAGAACTAGAGGGTCTCCATGATAAATATTCAGCTACTTGTAGATTGTTTAAATATCAAGAACTTCTCTCTGCAACACAAAACTTCAAACCCG AGAATATGATAGGAAAAGGAGGGAGTAGTAAAGTTTACAAAGGGTGTCTTCCCGACGGCAAGGAAATAGCTGTTAAAATCCTGAAATCAACCGAAGACGTCTTGAAAGAATTCGTTTTGGAAATTGAGATTATCAATGCTTTACATCATCAAAATATCATTTCCCTTTTTGGGTTTTGCTTTGAAGACAACAATCTCCTCTTAGTTTATGATTTTCTGTCACGCGGAAGTCTTGAAGATAATCTGCACG GCAATAAGAAGGATTCTGCATTTGGATGGAACGAGAGATATAAGGTTGCTGTCGGTGTAGCTGAAGCACTCGTTTATCTACATAATAGCTGTGATCCAACAGTAATCCACCGGGATGTTAAATCATCAAATATATTACTCTCTGATGATTTTGAGCCACAG CTCTCTGATTTTGGGCTCGCAGTCTGGGCGTCGACCACTTCCGCTCAGATAACTTGCACTGATGTTGCGGGAACTTTTGG TTACTTAGCTCCGGAATATTTCATGTATGGAAAGGTGACTGATAAGATCGACGTTTATGCATTTGGTGTTGTTCTTCTTGAGCTTCTTTCAGGGAGAAAACCTATAAGCAGTGAACATCCCAAGGGCGAGGAAAGCTTGGTTATTTGG GCAAAACCGATATTGAGCAGTGGGAAATATTCTCAACTATTAGATCAAACATTTGGGAATAACTTCGATGCCGATCAAATGGAGAGGATGGCTCTAGCTGCTAATCTTTGCATAAGGCGTGCACCACGTGCTCGGCCCCACATGAACTCT GTTCTGAAAGTTCTTCATGGGGATGTTGAAGTGACCAAATGGGCCCGGTTAGAAGTGGGGTCTGATGCAAGAGTACAGGTAGCAGAAGAGGAATCAAATATAAGGTCACATCTTAACCTTGCATTGCTCGACGTTGAGGATTCGTCTCTTTCCATGAGCAGCGTTGAGGAAAGTGTGTCGTTAGAGGATTATCTACGTGGCAGGTGGAGCCGCTCATCGAGTTTCGACTAA
- the LOC110941304 gene encoding uncharacterized protein LOC110941304 has product MDRRDRKYITQLKGISYDIRMCDYGSIKPCYNKLKNGKLGDQESDNDYAWFLDFLIENGELTKDVVREDQNEYESENEDEDVRVDENNKDPEHLLFFENLSEHGKSYKLKISQDDEEPWFLYYEEPVNSDRCDDLQTCSDDSGDEVTVSEDTQIKQQAKRRRNEKSGRISTKKEVSKRKKINVSIKDKTMTQPPRGQGNTAETCHNVSINGANSAVKCKEEPVEYEMDVTTCDSDSDVVILDNVQNCSEVNNKQLVLAEKEPSLRDKLINILKHPYNEEEYKLLSEYIEKEKPVCQLKPLRNGRSRAFAETGVNKSVLDYGPERFQRMLDAAHEDPPKALNLLRMFRFWLEHAPNDDAFQPWREKQFLKVRPSEKNALTHM; this is encoded by the exons ATGGACCGTCGTGATCGGAAATACATCACGCAATTGAAGGGAATAAGCTATGATATTAGAATGTGTGATTATGGTTCTATAAAACCGTGCTATAACAAACTGAAGAATGGTAAACTTGGCGATCAAGAGTCGGATAATGACTATGCTTGGTTTCTTGATTTCTTAATTGAAAATGGTGAACTGACAAAAGACGTCGTACGAGAGGATCAGAATGAATATGAAAGCGAAAACGAAGATGAAGACGTACGTGTAGATGAAAACAATAAAGATCCTGAACATCTCCTGTTTTTCGAGAATCTCTCCGAACATGGTAAATCATACAAGCTGAAAATTTCTCAAGATGATGAGGAACCTTGGTTTCTGTATTATGAAGAGCCGGTTAATTCAGATCGGTGTGATGACCTTCAAACTTGTAGTGATGATAGTGGAGATGAAGTAACCGTTTCTGAAGATACGCAAATCAAGCAGCAGGCTAAAAGGAGGCGGAATGAAAAGAGTGGTCGGATTTCTACTAAAAAAGAAGTTTCTAAAAGAAAGAAGATAAATGTGTCAATAAAAGATAAGACTATGACACAACCCCCTCGAGGCCAGGGTAACACTGCGGAAACTTGCCACAATGTGTCGATAAACGGTGCAAACAGTGCAGTTAAATGCaaagaagaacctgtggaatatGAAATGGACGTTACAACTTGTGATTCAGATTCCGATGTAGTGATTTTGGATAATGTTCAGAATTGCAGTGAAGTGAATAATAAACAACTAGTATTAGCGGAAAAAGAACCATCT TTAAGGGACAAGCTGATAAACATTCTTAAGCATCCATATAACGAAGAGGAGTATAAACTCCTTTCAGAATATATAGAGAAAGAGAAGCCGGTATGTCAACTTAAACCCTTGCGTAATGGCAGGTCGAGAGCATTTGCCGAGACTGGAGTGAACAAGTCGGTGCTTGATTATGGCCCTG AAAGATTTCAACGGATGCTCGATGCTGCCCACGAGGATCCACCTAAAGCTCTTAATCTCCTGCGGATGTTTCGCTTCTGGCTAGAA CACGCCCCCAATGACGATGCATTTCAACCATGGAGAGAGAAACAGTTTCTGAAGGTGCGACCAAGTGAGAAGAATGCTCTAACTCACATGTAG